A single uncultured Acetobacterium sp. DNA region contains:
- the trxA gene encoding thioredoxin, protein MSSEKIININMENFETEILSYNGAVMVDFWAEWCGPCKALAPTIDEISQELGDNMKVCKINVDENQSLAQQFRVMSIPTVVFFKNGEAVNRFVGVREKDEYIDAMKTL, encoded by the coding sequence ATGTCCAGTGAAAAAATTATTAATATCAATATGGAAAATTTTGAAACCGAGATTTTATCCTATAACGGAGCGGTCATGGTGGATTTTTGGGCAGAATGGTGCGGACCTTGTAAAGCACTGGCCCCGACAATAGACGAAATATCTCAGGAATTGGGCGACAATATGAAGGTTTGTAAAATCAATGTGGATGAAAACCAAAGCCTGGCCCAACAATTCCGAGTCATGAGTATTCCCACCGTGGTTTTCTTTAAAAACGGTGAAGCAGTGAACCGCTTTGTCGGTGTTCGTGAAAAAGACGAATATATCGATGCCATGAAAACCCTTTAA